Proteins from a single region of bacterium:
- a CDS encoding ABC transporter permease — MLRYMAQRTLQAVPVLVGITVVTFLMLHLVPGDPVLLFAGDKPMTETQAAEIRHELGLDRPLLTQYEDYAGHLLRGDLGRALRSQRPVLDSILEVLPATVQLTLAALALAVALGLTLGVVAALAHRTWLDTAAMAVAILGVSMPVFYSSLLLLMLFSFTLGWFPATGEGGLDHLVLPATALGLISSAVLARLVRSGMLGVLRQDYIVTASAKGLSRALVVWRHALRNALIPVITMLGLQLGALLGGAVVTETIFSRPGLGRLAVDAILSRDFPLVQGTVLVAAFVYVAVNLVVDIAYAAVDPRIRYG; from the coding sequence ATGTTAAGGTACATGGCGCAGCGGACGCTGCAGGCCGTGCCGGTGCTCGTGGGGATCACCGTCGTCACGTTCCTGATGCTGCACCTGGTCCCCGGCGACCCGGTGCTGCTGTTCGCGGGCGACAAGCCGATGACCGAGACCCAGGCGGCGGAGATTCGCCACGAGCTCGGGCTGGACCGGCCGCTGCTCACTCAGTACGAGGACTACGCGGGCCATCTGCTGCGGGGCGATCTGGGCCGGGCACTGCGAAGCCAGCGCCCGGTGCTCGACAGCATTCTCGAGGTGCTGCCGGCCACGGTGCAGCTGACGCTCGCGGCGCTCGCGCTCGCGGTGGCCCTGGGGCTGACCCTCGGCGTGGTGGCGGCGTTGGCCCACCGGACCTGGCTCGACACCGCGGCGATGGCCGTGGCGATTCTCGGCGTTTCGATGCCGGTCTTCTACTCGAGCCTGCTGCTGTTGATGCTCTTCTCGTTCACGCTCGGCTGGTTCCCGGCGACGGGCGAGGGCGGCCTGGACCACCTCGTCCTGCCGGCAACCGCGCTCGGGCTCATCTCCTCGGCCGTACTCGCGCGCCTGGTCCGCTCCGGTATGCTCGGTGTGCTGCGGCAGGACTACATCGTGACCGCGAGCGCGAAAGGGTTGTCCAGGGCGCTGGTCGTCTGGCGGCACGCGTTGCGCAACGCCTTGATCCCCGTGATCACGATGCTGGGTCTGCAGCTCGGCGCACTCCTCGGCGGCGCGGTGGTGACCGAGACGATCTTCTCGCGGCCCGGATTGGGCCGCCTCGCGGTCGACGCGATCCTGAGCCGCGACTTCCCGCTCGTGCAGGGCACCGTGCTCGTCGCCGCGTTCGTGTACGTGGCCGTCAATCTCGTGGTCGACATCGCCTATGCCGCCGTCGATCCCCGCATCCGCTACGGATAG
- a CDS encoding ABC transporter permease has product MVVRRLLRHPSVLAGGTLFLIVVLCAVLAPWLSPYAPFKANLRAPLDPPGAAHLMGTDRFGRDVFSRVLWGGRLSLTVGVVSVGIAAACGVTLGLVAGYTGRRTEAVIMRTMDLLQAFPGILLALAVIATLGSSLPNLMIAVGISAIPDYVRIARGAVLSVKEREFVLAARVVGCRDRAIVLRHILPNVTAPLVVIATLGIAGAIITGSALSFLGLGVRPPTPEWGNMLAEGREFLARAWWVAFFPGLAIMAAVFAVNLLGDGLRDVLDPRFRS; this is encoded by the coding sequence ATCGTCGTGCGCCGCCTGCTGCGTCATCCGAGCGTGCTGGCCGGCGGGACGCTGTTCCTGATCGTGGTCCTCTGCGCCGTGCTCGCACCGTGGCTGAGCCCGTACGCGCCCTTCAAGGCCAACCTGCGGGCCCCGCTGGATCCGCCGGGCGCCGCGCATCTCATGGGCACGGACCGGTTCGGTCGGGACGTCTTCTCGCGGGTGCTCTGGGGCGGACGGCTTTCGCTGACCGTCGGCGTCGTCTCGGTCGGCATCGCGGCGGCCTGCGGCGTGACGCTCGGCCTCGTGGCCGGCTATACCGGCCGCCGGACCGAGGCCGTGATCATGCGCACGATGGACCTGCTGCAGGCGTTTCCCGGCATTCTCCTCGCCCTCGCCGTGATCGCGACCCTCGGCAGCAGCCTGCCCAACCTGATGATCGCGGTCGGGATTTCGGCGATCCCCGACTACGTGCGCATCGCGCGCGGGGCGGTGTTGAGCGTGAAGGAGCGGGAGTTCGTGCTGGCGGCGCGCGTCGTCGGGTGCCGCGACCGTGCGATCGTGCTGCGCCACATTCTCCCGAACGTGACGGCGCCGCTCGTGGTGATCGCGACGCTCGGGATCGCCGGCGCCATCATCACCGGCTCCGCCCTGAGCTTTCTCGGGCTCGGCGTGCGGCCGCCGACCCCGGAGTGGGGCAACATGCTCGCGGAGGGCCGCGAGTTTCTCGCGCGCGCGTGGTGGGTGGCCTTTTTCCCCGGCCTCGCGATCATGGCGGCCGTGTTCGCCGTGAATCTCCTCGGCGACGGCCTGCGCGACGTGCTGGATCCGAGGTTTCGCAGCTAG
- a CDS encoding copper amine oxidase N-terminal domain-containing protein, translating into MRQMRNTIAGAALLLAVVLAAGVVTAGAQTPAPYVRVFVDGRPVAFDVPPQIADGRVLVPLRGVFERLGATVGWDDRSQTVLAQRGATGVSLQIGNTQAMINGRPAVMDVPAMLVGGRTMVPLRFVSQTLGANVTWDANASTVAIAGDGAAVPPSQAYGPGGLPPSQSYGPGATHVIGTIIAVRLPVDPRSPGLIVVSHDGTVSRYAVTSSTIITRIDRNGAGGSAAIGALRAGDRVDIVVSQSNVARRIRATSAY; encoded by the coding sequence ATGCGACAGATGCGCAACACCATCGCCGGCGCGGCGCTGTTGCTGGCCGTCGTGCTGGCGGCCGGCGTGGTCACGGCCGGCGCGCAGACCCCGGCGCCGTACGTGCGGGTCTTCGTCGACGGCCGGCCGGTGGCGTTCGACGTGCCGCCGCAGATCGCGGACGGCCGCGTGCTGGTCCCGCTGCGGGGCGTGTTTGAGCGCCTCGGCGCGACCGTGGGCTGGGACGACCGGAGCCAGACCGTGCTCGCGCAGCGCGGCGCGACCGGCGTCTCGCTGCAGATCGGCAACACCCAGGCGATGATCAACGGGCGGCCCGCCGTCATGGACGTGCCCGCGATGCTCGTGGGCGGCCGGACGATGGTGCCGCTGCGGTTTGTCAGCCAGACGCTCGGCGCGAATGTGACCTGGGACGCCAACGCCTCCACCGTCGCGATCGCCGGCGACGGCGCGGCGGTCCCGCCGTCGCAGGCGTACGGGCCGGGTGGGCTTCCGCCCTCGCAGAGCTACGGTCCCGGCGCGACGCACGTGATCGGCACGATCATCGCGGTGCGGCTGCCGGTTGATCCCCGTTCGCCGGGTCTGATCGTGGTGAGCCACGATGGGACCGTGTCGCGGTACGCCGTTACGTCCTCGACCATCATCACGCGCATCGATCGGAACGGCGCGGGCGGCTCGGCGGCCATCGGCGCGCTTCGGGCGGGGGATCGGGTCGATATCGTCGTGAGCCAGAGCAACGTCGCGCGGCGGATTCGCGCCACCTCGGCGTACTAG
- a CDS encoding thioesterase family protein: MREGLVPGTTAEVQLTVTDAMAVHFDELGAVHPVYATWMMVKHMEEAGRKILLPFLEPGEDAVGYAIDVVHVAPTAVGERVRARAVLERVDGRRIHCRVEAHNGREKIGEGRTVQVVVSRDRLYARFREIGAR; encoded by the coding sequence ATGCGCGAGGGTCTGGTTCCCGGCACCACCGCCGAAGTGCAGCTCACCGTGACCGACGCGATGGCGGTGCACTTCGACGAGCTCGGCGCGGTCCACCCCGTGTACGCGACCTGGATGATGGTCAAACACATGGAGGAGGCCGGCCGCAAGATCCTCCTGCCGTTTCTCGAGCCGGGCGAAGACGCGGTCGGCTACGCGATCGACGTCGTGCACGTCGCACCGACCGCGGTGGGCGAGCGCGTGCGCGCGCGGGCCGTGCTCGAGCGCGTGGACGGCCGGCGCATCCACTGCCGTGTCGAAGCCCACAACGGCCGCGAGAAAATCGGGGAAGGCCGGACGGTCCAGGTGGTGGTTTCGCGAGACCGTCTGTACGCGCGATTCCGGGAGATCGGGGCCCGCTGA
- a CDS encoding M20/M25/M40 family metallo-hydrolase translates to MSTNPVHAYIDAHRGDELETLVRLIRQPSISAQNVGVRECAQLLAGILSEYRIPARIIETPTQPVVFGDLVRDPKAFTLICYGHYDVQPPEPLDLWQSPPFEPAVRDGRIYGRGVGDNKGQLIAHVLAARAWLETAGRLPVNLKFVFEGEEESGSPSLGVFAAQHKEMLAADLVYISDGGLHPSGRPVISLGNRGMLGLRLVAQGADRDNHSGNKGGVAPNPVWMLVHLLATMVDPKGRVLIDGFYDDVRPVGPVEERILASLDFDPKMFGETMGMPPLQIDGPAYWRRIMLEPYFNIQGFASGYVGPGGKTIIPARAECRIDVRLVVDQRIRDIFEKVKRHAAKVDPRVAVEIRESTTMEATRTPPDHPAVAVIAGAIKAYRGVDPVLNLASGGSLPNAVWPDVLGIAHIDVPYANADENNHSPNENLSLERFYDGIHVSAEVFQALADARARGDFGRA, encoded by the coding sequence ATGTCGACCAACCCGGTCCACGCCTATATCGACGCGCACCGCGGGGACGAGCTCGAGACGCTGGTGCGGTTGATACGCCAACCCAGCATCAGCGCACAGAACGTCGGCGTCCGCGAGTGCGCGCAGCTGCTCGCCGGCATCCTGTCCGAGTACCGCATTCCGGCGCGCATCATCGAGACGCCGACGCAGCCGGTCGTCTTCGGCGATCTCGTCCGCGACCCGAAGGCCTTCACGCTGATCTGCTACGGGCACTACGACGTGCAGCCGCCGGAGCCGCTCGATCTGTGGCAGTCGCCGCCGTTCGAGCCGGCCGTCCGCGACGGCCGGATCTACGGACGCGGCGTGGGCGACAATAAGGGTCAGTTGATCGCCCACGTACTCGCGGCGCGCGCGTGGCTCGAGACCGCCGGGCGGCTGCCGGTCAACCTCAAGTTCGTGTTCGAGGGAGAGGAAGAATCGGGCTCCCCAAGCCTCGGCGTGTTCGCCGCGCAGCACAAAGAGATGCTCGCCGCGGATCTGGTGTACATCTCGGACGGCGGCCTGCACCCGTCGGGCCGGCCGGTGATCTCGCTCGGCAACCGCGGCATGCTCGGACTGCGCCTCGTCGCGCAGGGGGCCGACCGCGACAACCACTCCGGCAACAAGGGCGGCGTCGCGCCGAACCCCGTGTGGATGCTGGTGCACCTTCTCGCGACGATGGTCGATCCGAAGGGACGCGTCCTGATCGACGGCTTCTACGACGACGTGCGGCCGGTGGGCCCCGTCGAGGAACGGATCCTCGCGTCGCTCGACTTCGATCCCAAGATGTTCGGCGAGACGATGGGCATGCCGCCGCTGCAGATCGACGGCCCGGCCTACTGGCGGCGCATCATGCTCGAGCCGTACTTCAACATTCAGGGATTCGCGAGCGGGTACGTGGGGCCGGGCGGGAAGACGATCATTCCGGCCCGCGCGGAATGCCGGATCGACGTCCGCCTCGTCGTAGATCAGCGGATCCGCGACATCTTCGAGAAGGTGAAGCGGCACGCCGCGAAGGTGGACCCCCGCGTCGCGGTCGAGATCCGCGAGTCAACGACGATGGAGGCGACGCGTACCCCGCCGGACCACCCGGCCGTCGCGGTGATCGCCGGCGCGATCAAAGCCTACCGCGGCGTCGACCCGGTGCTCAACCTCGCGAGCGGGGGCAGCCTGCCGAACGCGGTCTGGCCCGACGTGCTGGGCATCGCCCACATCGACGTGCCGTACGCCAACGCCGACGAGAACAACCACAGCCCCAACGAGAACCTCAGCCTCGAGCGTTTCTACGACGGCATCCATGTGAGCGCGGAAGTGTTTCAGGCGCTCGCCGATGCGCGCGCGCGCGGGGATTTCGGCCGCGCCTGA